The following are encoded in a window of Mycoplasma anserisalpingitidis genomic DNA:
- a CDS encoding transglutaminase-like domain-containing protein has translation MKKWLKILPLISLTSSLSATGCFGTTQAVKQKDKDFYEKAEVIDLRNKYINFNDDLYLNTKLNELSAVKQFNSEVSEFINNQIFSIEKINQINSLYNNALEECFNYLKENFIEKLNWIDSEIIKNNLIKNISLEYRNLRVIIHHFITLNTLNENAKNKLTTLIDTVNKIKELKLSANVEINWEKLIDANFAVNEREIKNIEYDLITKTLKNYIEYFSKGNFFPLIIERLTYFKNHFDFGVKEHTMQWFITKDKKFTLSPGNAENIEWRLPYMRDSRYGLIKFDSEYIISWLKNYDEWLWLINDEEKIGKINLENVKAFNHYKDFKNEFIANEFKDYENFNINVNDWKYPSQTFGYKYSENISKEIFNYVSKIYGNNWEEHNSKTHKYWITQNYRLPIDFDFDLFWNYAHVNTKGHISRPMTYELLTEQPNYFSNFEQNLLSDLKIKNKFIYKESVNNLFDYPTTSKLIKNDYDYINSENYENIEITRNQFIQWRKNWENILSKFISKNWNQKQIILALSFYITSNVMYMYNNYKFSFNTDGNDFYNPASLFETDRTLQCYGYSQNLSLALTLLNIPVRTVGGKMFSDTRNPLVSSGGHAWNEVFIDNKWVSVDLTFADYNERWSNFNSELNLEEIFLDRDSGSRTKFRLDFLSYITTIIKYLNKDENGNYVHNYIELPTHYSTDPENELKWENMLPLLRQQYKQAIE, from the coding sequence ATGAAAAAGTGATTGAAAATTTTACCTTTAATTTCTCTAACTAGTAGTTTAAGTGCTACTGGTTGTTTTGGTACAACACAAGCAGTTAAACAAAAAGATAAAGATTTTTATGAAAAAGCTGAAGTTATTGATTTAAGAAACAAATACATAAACTTTAATGACGATTTATATCTTAATACTAAATTAAATGAGTTAAGTGCTGTTAAACAGTTTAATAGTGAAGTTAGTGAATTTATTAATAATCAAATTTTTAGTATTGAAAAAATTAATCAAATTAATTCTTTATATAACAATGCATTAGAAGAGTGCTTTAATTACTTAAAGGAAAACTTTATTGAAAAATTAAACTGAATAGATAGCGAAATAATTAAGAATAATCTAATAAAAAATATTAGTTTAGAATACCGAAATTTAAGAGTTATTATTCATCATTTCATTACATTAAATACTTTAAATGAGAATGCTAAAAACAAATTAACAACATTAATTGATACTGTTAATAAAATTAAAGAATTAAAATTATCCGCTAATGTAGAAATTAATTGAGAAAAATTAATCGACGCTAATTTTGCAGTTAATGAAAGAGAAATAAAAAATATCGAATATGATTTAATCACTAAAACACTAAAAAATTACATTGAATATTTTAGTAAAGGTAATTTCTTTCCATTAATCATTGAAAGACTAACCTACTTTAAAAATCATTTTGATTTTGGTGTGAAAGAACATACTATGCAATGATTTATTACTAAAGACAAAAAATTTACTTTAAGTCCGGGTAATGCTGAAAACATTGAATGAAGACTACCATATATGCGTGATAGTAGATACGGACTTATTAAATTTGATAGCGAATATATTATCAGTTGATTAAAAAATTATGATGAATGACTTTGACTAATTAATGATGAAGAGAAAATTGGAAAAATTAACTTAGAAAATGTTAAAGCATTTAATCACTACAAAGACTTCAAAAATGAATTTATTGCTAATGAGTTTAAAGATTATGAAAACTTTAATATTAACGTAAATGATTGAAAATATCCTAGTCAAACTTTTGGTTATAAATATAGCGAAAACATTTCAAAAGAAATATTTAATTATGTTTCGAAAATTTATGGTAATAATTGAGAAGAACACAATTCAAAAACTCATAAGTATTGAATTACTCAAAACTATAGATTACCTATTGATTTTGATTTTGATTTATTTTGGAATTATGCTCATGTAAATACAAAAGGTCATATATCACGTCCTATGACTTACGAATTATTAACTGAACAACCTAATTACTTCTCTAATTTTGAACAAAATTTACTTTCGGATTTGAAAATAAAAAATAAATTTATTTATAAAGAAAGTGTTAATAACCTTTTTGATTATCCAACTACTAGTAAATTAATAAAAAATGATTATGATTATATTAACTCAGAAAATTATGAAAATATCGAAATAACAAGAAATCAATTCATTCAATGACGCAAAAATTGAGAAAATATTTTAAGTAAATTTATCTCTAAAAATTGAAATCAAAAACAGATTATTTTAGCACTTAGTTTCTATATAACAAGTAATGTTATGTATATGTATAATAATTACAAATTTTCATTTAATACTGACGGTAATGATTTTTATAATCCTGCTTCACTTTTTGAAACTGATAGAACACTTCAATGCTATGGATACAGTCAAAATCTCTCGCTAGCACTCACATTACTCAACATTCCTGTTAGAACTGTTGGTGGTAAAATGTTTAGCGACACACGAAATCCGTTAGTAAGTAGTGGAGGACACGCTTGAAATGAAGTCTTTATTGATAATAAATGAGTAAGTGTAGATTTAACTTTTGCTGATTACAACGAAAGGTGAAGTAATTTTAATAGTGAATTGAATTTAGAAGAGATATTTTTAGATAGAGATAGTGGAAGTCGTACAAAATTTAGATTAGATTTTTTAAGCTATATCACAACAATTATTAAATATTTAAATAAGGATGAAAATGGTAATTATGTGCACAATTATATTGAATTACCAACTCATTATAGTACTGACCCTGAAAATGAACTTAAATGAGAAAATATGCTTCCACTTTTAAGACAACAATACAAGCAAGCAATAGAATAA
- a CDS encoding DNA methyltransferase — MILSNEEKEKINFNSYKRVNSLNSYLAMFPLDLPVYFISKYSEENDLVVDNFSGRGSTLVAARMLKRNFIGNDLNPYAYVCSKFKTIKNITKEDILIQIDNLENEYLAWKNNYKIDFDNFIFKDIKIFFHSETLTELFFIREKLGKSWLNNNDLDNSILCFLLSILHGSERKDGNSIYLSVSMPNTISMSPNYVKNYIKNNKLILTYRNVFELLKLRVNSSWDEVLETSENYLKIFYANSTEELNFIDDESVKMIFTSPPYLKVVNYTDSNWLRLWVLGYEKENLKNEIKLDDKHNFSEYCNFILSYLKNIYPKVKKNGYVFLVIGDVKDFELAKETWSIIKNQVKFELIDIFEQEIEDNKKVLKMVKNKPKATKKDKIIMLRKY; from the coding sequence ATGATACTAAGTAATGAAGAAAAAGAAAAGATAAATTTTAATTCATATAAAAGAGTTAATAGCTTGAATAGTTATTTAGCAATGTTTCCTTTAGATTTACCAGTTTATTTCATTTCTAAATATAGCGAAGAAAATGATTTAGTTGTAGACAATTTTTCAGGTCGTGGTTCTACCTTAGTTGCTGCTAGAATGCTTAAAAGAAATTTCATTGGTAATGATTTAAATCCATATGCTTATGTATGTTCAAAATTCAAAACAATAAAGAATATAACAAAAGAAGACATTTTAATTCAAATAGATAATTTAGAAAATGAATATCTTGCTTGAAAGAACAATTATAAAATTGATTTTGATAATTTCATTTTTAAGGACATTAAAATATTTTTTCATTCAGAAACTTTAACTGAACTATTTTTTATCAGAGAAAAATTAGGTAAGAGTTGATTAAATAATAATGACTTAGATAATTCTATTTTATGTTTTTTACTTTCTATACTACACGGTAGCGAAAGAAAGGACGGAAATAGTATATATTTAAGTGTTTCGATGCCGAATACAATATCAATGTCTCCAAATTATGTTAAAAACTATATCAAAAACAATAAACTTATTCTTACATATAGAAATGTTTTTGAATTATTAAAATTAAGGGTTAATTCTAGTTGAGATGAAGTACTTGAGACAAGTGAAAATTACTTAAAGATATTTTATGCAAATTCAACAGAAGAGTTAAATTTTATTGATGATGAGAGTGTTAAAATGATTTTTACTTCACCACCATATTTAAAAGTTGTTAATTATACCGATTCGAATTGACTAAGATTATGAGTTTTAGGATATGAAAAAGAAAACTTAAAAAATGAGATTAAATTAGATGATAAGCACAATTTTAGTGAATATTGTAATTTTATTCTTAGTTATTTAAAAAATATTTATCCTAAAGTTAAGAAGAATGGGTATGTTTTTCTTGTTATTGGAGATGTTAAAGATTTCGAACTAGCAAAAGAAACTTGAAGCATTATAAAAAATCAAGTTAAATTTGAATTAATTGATATATTTGAACAAGAAATTGAAGATAATAAAAAAGTATTAAAAATGGTAAAAAATAAACCTAAAGCTACTAAAAAAGATAAAATTATTATGTTAAGAAAATACTAA
- a CDS encoding phosphoglycerate kinase, giving the protein MKKTIDDLKLKGKKVLVRVDFNVPIKDGVITSTKRITAALPTIKKIVNDGGKAILLSHLGKVKEEADLAKRNLEPVANELAKQLGQAVTFVNATRGAELEQAINNMKNGEVLLMQNTRYEDLNGKAESKNSPELGKYWASLGDVFVNDAFGTAHRAHASNVGISSNIAENALGYLMEKEVSALSKAIENPEHPYVAIIGGAKVSDKIQVLENLVKIADKMIIGGGMAYTFLKAQGHTIGTSLVEDDRLELAKEFLDKYASKVVLPVDHLVATEFKDVPGIVSDIDIKDGYMGLDLGPKSKELFAKELIGAKTVVWNGPMGVTEFDNFKEGTLEVCRAISKLENCYSVVGGGDSVAAVQKLGMEDKFSHVSTGGGASLELLQGVKLPGFEAIQDK; this is encoded by the coding sequence ATGAAAAAAACTATTGATGATTTAAAATTAAAAGGTAAAAAAGTTTTAGTTCGTGTTGACTTTAACGTTCCTATTAAAGATGGTGTTATTACTTCTACAAAACGTATTACAGCAGCTCTTCCAACAATTAAAAAAATTGTTAACGATGGTGGAAAAGCTATTCTTCTTTCACACTTAGGAAAAGTTAAAGAAGAAGCTGACTTAGCTAAAAGAAATCTTGAACCAGTTGCAAATGAATTAGCTAAACAACTTGGACAAGCTGTTACATTTGTTAATGCAACAAGAGGTGCTGAATTAGAACAAGCAATTAATAATATGAAAAATGGTGAAGTATTATTAATGCAAAATACTCGTTACGAAGACTTAAATGGTAAAGCTGAAAGTAAAAATAGTCCAGAATTAGGAAAATACTGAGCTTCGCTTGGTGATGTATTTGTTAATGATGCTTTTGGTACAGCACACCGTGCACACGCTTCTAACGTAGGAATTAGTTCAAATATTGCTGAAAATGCTTTAGGATACTTAATGGAAAAAGAAGTTAGTGCATTAAGTAAAGCTATCGAAAATCCTGAACACCCATATGTTGCTATTATTGGTGGAGCTAAAGTTTCTGACAAAATTCAAGTGTTAGAAAACTTAGTAAAAATTGCTGATAAAATGATTATTGGTGGAGGAATGGCTTACACATTCTTAAAAGCTCAAGGACACACAATTGGAACAAGTTTGGTTGAAGATGATAGATTAGAATTAGCTAAAGAATTCTTAGACAAATATGCTTCTAAAGTTGTTCTTCCAGTTGATCATTTAGTTGCTACTGAATTCAAAGATGTTCCTGGTATTGTTTCAGATATCGATATTAAAGATGGATACATGGGATTAGACCTTGGACCTAAATCAAAAGAATTATTTGCTAAAGAATTAATCGGAGCTAAAACAGTTGTTTGAAACGGACCTATGGGAGTTACAGAATTTGATAACTTCAAAGAAGGTACTTTAGAAGTTTGTCGTGCTATTAGTAAACTTGAAAATTGCTACTCAGTAGTTGGTGGTGGTGATTCAGTTGCTGCTGTACAAAAATTAGGTATGGAAGATAAATTCTCACACGTTTCAACAGGTGGTGGAGCTTCACTTGAATTACTTCAAGGTGTTAAACTTCCTGGATTTGAAGCTATCCAAGATAAATAA
- a CDS encoding MscL family protein — protein MFKKAIKSAKNHIQRGNMFMLAIGLLLGTVFGAVVSSLANDIIMSYISTNILKYNNLDDYVVSGMKVGKFLGVLLNFIIVTVFIFVVLVIYYLIYNFKKAKLEKAKAAEAPAPKVPTTEELILAELKELNQNLKK, from the coding sequence ATGTTTAAGAAAGCTATAAAAAGCGCCAAAAACCACATTCAACGTGGAAACATGTTTATGTTGGCTATTGGTCTATTATTAGGAACAGTATTTGGTGCTGTTGTTAGTTCTTTAGCTAACGACATCATTATGTCATATATTTCAACAAACATTCTTAAATACAATAATTTAGATGACTATGTTGTTTCAGGAATGAAAGTTGGAAAATTCTTAGGAGTATTACTTAACTTCATCATTGTTACTGTATTCATTTTTGTAGTTTTAGTAATTTACTACTTAATTTACAACTTTAAAAAAGCTAAACTTGAAAAAGCTAAAGCTGCTGAAGCACCTGCACCTAAAGTTCCTACAACAGAAGAGTTAATTCTTGCTGAATTAAAAGAATTAAACCAAAACTTAAAAAAATAG
- a CDS encoding MFS transporter, with protein sequence MKNNANSFKFKKEDGLETPVTGNSYLRYYEIKENTTEWRTDKNQQFFNNEYKEIEQYDIFEEDINELNNIWTPKRKNGSFIDVFKFTSTQFSLKDKNIMSTAEIFEMNCTYMELTSATDEQKEYWSSIKKLKDDFFSEENFKIYATIYFYLMNSRGLIPISSQQKSSDDTFHNIQNNFYWYLQSSKTLDYSNEVSPILDDNELLLNLKTKYVEVYERKNNKNIISDLYEYSKYKLALQLIELISNKNKSYPEKPKNSISLSTYNNILFDKVYKERESIVKQLKSMRFFKFFIWCINILLVTSFGCLLYQIIYLCVMNSLYGYHKVYLVTSLILLFCFIGTIIMSLFLYSHFLAKRYYIKNEFNKDKNNKFYRLKYRNTIIDKYINFIFKNIPFVLRFFINRQLKYWYRIQKPKEIKNDSFIW encoded by the coding sequence ATGAAAAATAATGCAAATTCTTTCAAATTTAAAAAAGAAGATGGATTAGAAACTCCAGTAACAGGAAATTCATATCTTAGGTACTATGAAATAAAAGAAAATACAACAGAATGAAGAACGGACAAAAATCAACAATTCTTTAATAATGAATATAAAGAGATTGAACAATACGACATATTCGAAGAAGATATAAATGAATTAAATAATATTTGAACCCCAAAGAGAAAAAATGGTTCATTTATTGATGTTTTTAAATTCACAAGTACTCAATTTTCATTAAAAGATAAAAATATCATGTCTACAGCAGAAATTTTCGAGATGAATTGTACCTATATGGAACTAACCTCAGCGACAGATGAACAAAAGGAATATTGATCAAGTATTAAAAAACTTAAGGATGATTTTTTCTCCGAAGAAAATTTCAAAATATATGCAACAATCTACTTTTATTTAATGAATTCAAGAGGTTTAATACCAATTTCATCTCAACAAAAAAGTAGTGATGATACATTCCATAATATCCAAAATAATTTTTATTGATACTTACAATCTAGTAAAACATTGGATTATTCGAATGAAGTTTCGCCAATTCTTGATGATAATGAGTTGCTTTTAAACTTAAAAACAAAATATGTTGAAGTATATGAACGAAAAAATAATAAAAATATCATCTCTGACCTATATGAATATTCAAAATACAAATTAGCCCTTCAACTTATTGAATTAATAAGTAACAAAAACAAATCTTATCCAGAAAAACCAAAAAATAGTATAAGTTTATCAACCTATAATAATATTTTATTTGATAAAGTTTATAAAGAAAGAGAAAGTATAGTAAAGCAACTAAAAAGTATGAGATTTTTTAAGTTTTTTATATGATGTATTAATATATTATTAGTCACTTCTTTTGGTTGTTTATTGTATCAAATAATCTATTTATGCGTTATGAACAGTTTATATGGATATCATAAAGTTTATTTAGTAACATCTTTAATTTTACTATTTTGTTTTATAGGTACTATTATTATGTCTTTATTTCTTTACTCTCATTTCCTAGCGAAAAGATACTATATTAAAAATGAATTTAATAAAGATAAAAATAATAAATTCTATAGATTAAAATATAGAAACACAATAATTGATAAATATATTAATTTCATATTTAAAAACATTCCATTCGTTTTAAGATTCTTTATTAACCGTCAATTAAAGTATTGATATCGTATTCAAAAACCAAAGGAGATAAAAAATGATAGTTTCATTTGATAA
- a CDS encoding toxin-antitoxin system YwqK family antitoxin: MIVSFDKSKKQFMVKYNVSDDKFIIDKLNVKWNKETNTFTLKGQRVIKDQNNSTLMTSMYNENGDLEGEMIEYYDDPKSRQNIVKTTVNWVNNKKEGIEISKYPSGNFKSQGRWKEGMRDGVWYTFFDSKHNDGKPFEATIQSYKMGVKHGKFIEWYEDTGKIISEEVYKNGIPE, translated from the coding sequence ATGATAGTTTCATTTGATAAATCTAAAAAACAGTTCATGGTTAAATATAATGTTTCAGATGATAAATTTATAATAGATAAATTAAACGTTAAATGAAATAAAGAAACTAACACTTTTACATTAAAGGGCCAAAGGGTCATAAAAGATCAAAACAATAGCACTCTAATGACTTCGATGTACAACGAAAATGGGGATCTTGAGGGCGAAATGATTGAATATTACGATGATCCAAAAAGTAGACAAAATATAGTAAAAACTACAGTAAATTGAGTTAACAATAAAAAAGAAGGCATTGAAATTTCTAAATACCCTAGCGGCAATTTCAAATCTCAAGGAAGATGAAAAGAAGGAATGCGCGATGGTGTTTGATATACTTTTTTTGACAGTAAACACAACGACGGGAAACCTTTCGAAGCTACAATCCAATCATATAAAATGGGTGTTAAACATGGTAAATTTATTGAATGATATGAAGATACTGGCAAAATCATCTCTGAAGAAGTATATAAAAACGGAATACCAGAATAG
- a CDS encoding RNA-binding domain-containing protein: MTNNTYIESEILELKEKMNDNLTKEIVSFLNTLGGEIIIGVKDNGEEVGIENHDETLRKISDIIVSKIEPKPTNLVFPRLHKLKNGKVGVLIIIKKGTEEIYYDKQYGLSSKGCYKRLGSTCIPLTFQEINQRIHKSFADNDLIIRMGNENSNLTFSSIKIYYEEKNKHLNNNTFEKNISLRNSLNQYNLLAELLADKNNLSLVFVKFNGIDKTSISQRVDVGNVCIITAYKNLINRLKSLNTNFLDTTVRPRIETPLFDMDSVNEAILNAIIHNDWTIGTPQISFYSNRIEIVSHGGLISGLSEDEFFDGISRPRNPSLMRIFIDLGLAEHTGHGVPKIISVYGKESIKIGNSSIKCIIPFNINGNVQINENFDENSINNNEKNNKTNYFDDSLLNLRDNERLILNYITNNSQITILKLSELTGLSSRTVERIISSLQTKSILIREGSKKKGKWVIKISNYEKNNTK; this comes from the coding sequence ATGACTAATAATACCTATATAGAATCAGAAATTTTGGAGTTAAAAGAAAAAATGAATGATAATTTAACTAAAGAAATTGTCTCATTTTTAAATACACTTGGTGGAGAAATAATAATAGGTGTAAAAGATAATGGTGAAGAGGTAGGTATAGAAAATCATGATGAGACCTTAAGAAAAATATCAGATATTATAGTATCAAAAATAGAACCCAAACCCACAAATTTAGTATTTCCAAGATTACATAAGCTCAAAAATGGTAAAGTTGGTGTACTTATTATAATTAAAAAAGGAACTGAAGAAATATACTATGATAAACAATATGGATTATCTTCAAAAGGTTGTTATAAGAGACTTGGTTCAACTTGCATACCATTAACATTCCAAGAAATAAATCAAAGAATACATAAAAGTTTTGCTGATAATGATCTTATTATTAGAATGGGAAATGAAAATTCTAATTTAACATTCTCTAGTATTAAAATATATTATGAAGAGAAAAATAAGCATTTGAATAATAATACTTTTGAAAAGAATATTTCATTAAGAAATTCACTTAATCAATACAATCTTCTTGCTGAATTACTAGCAGATAAAAACAATTTATCATTAGTTTTTGTTAAATTTAATGGAATTGATAAAACCTCCATTTCGCAAAGAGTTGACGTAGGTAATGTTTGTATAATTACAGCGTACAAAAATCTTATAAATAGACTTAAATCACTAAATACAAATTTTTTAGATACAACTGTTAGACCTAGAATAGAGACTCCACTTTTTGATATGGATTCAGTAAATGAAGCAATTTTAAACGCAATTATCCATAATGATTGAACAATTGGAACTCCACAAATTTCATTTTACAGTAATAGAATTGAAATTGTTTCTCACGGTGGATTGATATCTGGATTAAGTGAAGATGAATTTTTTGATGGGATTAGTAGACCAAGGAATCCAAGTTTAATGAGAATTTTCATTGATTTAGGATTAGCTGAACATACAGGACATGGTGTTCCTAAAATAATTAGTGTTTATGGAAAAGAATCAATTAAAATTGGTAATAGTTCAATAAAGTGTATTATTCCTTTTAATATAAATGGTAATGTTCAAATTAATGAAAATTTTGATGAAAACTCAATTAACAATAATGAAAAAAATAATAAAACAAATTATTTTGATGATTCATTATTAAACCTAAGGGATAATGAAAGATTAATTTTAAATTACATTACTAACAACTCACAAATTACAATACTAAAGCTTTCAGAATTAACAGGTCTTTCAAGTAGAACGGTTGAAAGAATAATATCTTCACTACAAACTAAATCAATTTTAATTAGAGAAGGTTCAAAGAAAAAAGGTAAGTGAGTAATAAAAATATCAAATTATGAAAAAAATAACACAAAATAA